Proteins found in one Drosophila innubila isolate TH190305 chromosome X, UK_Dinn_1.0, whole genome shotgun sequence genomic segment:
- the LOC117787854 gene encoding salivary glue protein Sgs-3-like, which yields MKIAISCVIASFLLLSFVDLSAGTDCGCPTTTTPCPPTTTTCTTTTTTCTPKTTKCTTTTKPPHVQQQQPHAHQKPPHVKQQPHAHQKPPHVRQQPHAHQKQQPHAHQKPPHVKQQPHAHQKPPHVTTTPCTTTTTPCTTTTTTCTPKTTSCKTTTTCTPKTTSCTTTTPCTTTTTPCTTTTTTCTPKTTSCKTTTTCTPKTTSCKTTTKKTTSCWPKTTKRRPRKPHGPCGPGGKACPGCPSQAQLCKELLRELDAIERKIRYCVCGGCM from the exons ATGAAAATTGCCATCTCTTGTGTTATTG CGAGCTTCTTGCTCTTAAGCTTTGTTGATCTATCCGCAGGAACGGATTGTGGATGCCCGACTACGACAACTCCATGTccgccaacaacaaccacatgtacaacaacgacaaccacatgcacaccaaaaacaaccaaatgtacaacaacaaca AAACCACCtcatgtacaacaacaacaaccacatgcaCACCAAAAACCACCTCAtgtaaaacaacaaccacatgcaCACCAAAAACCACCTCATGTAAGACAACAACCACATGcacaccaaaaacaacaaccacatgcaCACCAAAAACCACCTCAtgtaaaacaacaaccacatgcaCACCAAAAACCACCTCATGTAACAACAACTccttgtacaacaacaacaactccttgtacaacaacaacaaccacatgcaCACCAAAAACCACCTCAtgtaaaacaacaaccacatgcaCACCAAAAACCACCtcatgtacaacaacaactccttgtacaacaacaacaactccttgtacaacaacaacaaccacatgcaCACCAAAAACAACCTCAtgtaaaacaacaaccacatgcaCACCGAAAACCACCTCATGTAAGACAACAACCAAGAAAACCACCTCTTGTTGGCCTAAGACAACCAAACGTAGACCACGCAAGCCCCATGGACCATGTGGTCCCGGAGGTAAGGCTTGTCCCGGCTGCCCATCTCAAGCACAGCTCTGCAAGGAGCTCTTGAGAGAACTGGACGCCATTGAAAGGAAGATCAGGTACTGTGTCTGTGGAGGGTGTATGTAA